AAACGGTACTTTAATACCTTTTCAATATCTGAAATGATTAGTTTCTGCTCATCTGAAGCCGCGTTTGAAATACCAGAGTAATAATGAACACTTTCCTTACAGACCAATACCATTGAACCAAGTGTAGGTTGTCCTGGTCTTAGTAGTAGGTTCCAATGCTGATAGCTTTTTATCAAACTTGCAGGGTAATCGAAAGTTCTCAGGGTAGATTGAGGCATAGTAAAAGTGTCTTCTTAGAGTGAGGTGGATATTTTAATTGAATTCGGTTTAAGCGTCTATAAAGAGCCTTAAACTCTGCTTATGTTCGTTTAGACAAGCTGCTATCAATTAAGTAATTTCTTTCGATTGTCTTATATCATTGAGCTAAATGATTTTTTTGACAGCTTAACTTTCCATAACAGTAGTTTATATTAAACAATCTTTAAATTTGAAAACTTCAGCAATTCTTTAACTTTCAGAAAGATTGTTACATAATGGATAATAACTAGAGTGCTAAACACTGATTAAGTGAGGTTCAATGTGATCCTCACCTCATTAATGACTCCTTTTTTCGACCAAAATAATAAAGGCCGCTTTGATTTTATCGGCTTTGAAGCTCCCAATAGAAATACTTTTTAAAGAGAATGCTATGCTAATCGTGTTTGACACATTGAACGTATATTACTTACCCCAATATGTTCCAATCATCGAACAGCTTAAAAAACGAAATCATAACGTTAAGTTAATTTGTTATAGCAATAAAAATGATCAAAAAGCATTCTCAAACACCATTAATGATCTCAATGTAGATTGCCTCTGGGTAAAAGATAAACATGAAGCTAAGCAAACTTATATATCACTAAAACCTGATTGGATATTCTTTGGTAATGAGTGTGACTTCCTTGATGAAGTTCATCAATATTCTAAAACTGCACAATTAGGTCATGGCGTCGGCCCTAAACCTAGTTATTATCACAAATCAAAAACTCCAATGACGGTTAGATTTATTGAAGGTGAGCTGAGATTAAATAAAATCAAAGAGTATTATCCTAATGATACTTTTATCCAGGTGGGGTTCTCTAAGCTAGATCCAATGTTTAACCAAACTGAAACAGGGTTTGATTTATCCGCTTTAGGTTTGAGTCCAGATAAACAAACCATCTTGTATGCGCCAACCTTTAACCCAAGTTCATTAGAATGCTTTCCAGATAACTGGCCAACAGATTTCACTGACTACAATATTTTAATTAAACCTCACTCGCTAACTCAAGTCAGAGAGCAATATAAAAAACAACGAGAAAAGCTCGCCGAATGGTCTAAATACGGCAATGTATATGTCGCTAAAGAACAAGATATTTCCTTACTACCATTTATGAAAAATGCAGATATTTTGCTCAGTGAAGCATCAAGCACTTTATTTGAATTTGCGGCATTAGGTAAGCCTGTAGTGGTGTGTAATTTTTTCAAATTGAAATGGTCTTATCGTGGCATTTTCAAATATCGTTTCGATAAGCGATTTGGTAAAGACAACGTTTTATATTCTGATATTGGTTATCACGTAAATGATTACCGCTCATTACTTTCTGCAATCCCTCAGCAATTGAATCAACCAGATGAGTTTAAAGAAAACCGTCTAAAATACACTTCGGATCATGTGGGCCCGACCGACGGTTTAGCATCAAGTAGAATTGTCGATTATTTAGAGCTAAACGCCTAAAATATTTTATTTCGAGTCATAACAAACTGAAATGAAAGTATATGGTGCTTCAATTTATCACTATTTTGATTATACGATTTTAATCATTTGACTTTCAGGTTATGCTTTATTATTACTTTTAAAGCATTAAACCTACATATGTCTATCATCTCTTCTGAACAGTTATCAAATAGCAAACGCTTGCTATTTATATCACCATTTGCATTAGGTGATTTTCTCTATTTTAAAACTTTTCTTATTGCTCTCAAGCTTCAGTACCCTCATATAGAAATTGATATCTGGTTAGATGACAACCGTTGTAATACCGATGCATGGCGTTTGTCACGCAGTAAGATTTTACAGCAGTGGATGGAAGCTGAAGGAGTGTTTAATCAAAGTTATGGTTGTACTGACTCTGTGAGTGCTCGAGACTCTCAAATTAAGCAAGCTAATCAAAGAAATTACGACATCATTGTTTGTCATTCGCCGGGCAGTAAAGCAAATCAATTTTCTGATATTGCCAGAAAAATATCCCCTAAAGCCTTTGTCGTATCCAGTGTTTCCAAAGCGCCGTATAAAGGGTTACTTAACTTCGTGCTATTTCGAAATAGCGATAAGGTGTATCAGCTCGATACGGACTCATTGACGGCTAATCACCACATTACAGATCGCTTTATGAAAGTAATGAAGAGTATTTTTGGTTTGCAACTTTCAAAAGAGCAAATGATGCCAAATTTAGTTGTCCCGGACCAAACGACAAC
This window of the Shewanella goraebulensis genome carries:
- a CDS encoding CDP-glycerol glycerophosphotransferase family protein, with the protein product MLIVFDTLNVYYLPQYVPIIEQLKKRNHNVKLICYSNKNDQKAFSNTINDLNVDCLWVKDKHEAKQTYISLKPDWIFFGNECDFLDEVHQYSKTAQLGHGVGPKPSYYHKSKTPMTVRFIEGELRLNKIKEYYPNDTFIQVGFSKLDPMFNQTETGFDLSALGLSPDKQTILYAPTFNPSSLECFPDNWPTDFTDYNILIKPHSLTQVREQYKKQREKLAEWSKYGNVYVAKEQDISLLPFMKNADILLSEASSTLFEFAALGKPVVVCNFFKLKWSYRGIFKYRFDKRFGKDNVLYSDIGYHVNDYRSLLSAIPQQLNQPDEFKENRLKYTSDHVGPTDGLASSRIVDYLELNA
- a CDS encoding glycosyltransferase family 9 protein, which translates into the protein MSIISSEQLSNSKRLLFISPFALGDFLYFKTFLIALKLQYPHIEIDIWLDDNRCNTDAWRLSRSKILQQWMEAEGVFNQSYGCTDSVSARDSQIKQANQRNYDIIVCHSPGSKANQFSDIARKISPKAFVVSSVSKAPYKGLLNFVLFRNSDKVYQLDTDSLTANHHITDRFMKVMKSIFGLQLSKEQMMPNLVVPDQTTTDSKGWLADKFPTTNGKLFFLNHLSTNTKKDWQLTQLFSLINSLEQTDKGHRYIINVTPENFEAVKTAAHAFSQENNIQLVVFTVDKHFFELPSLIALSDFVITVDTAILHFAFAAKRPLLAMMRQKKPYWAPPASKQSHVLYAVEGKGHVSDISVETVYQQYLTMVH